One stretch of Natrinema salaciae DNA includes these proteins:
- a CDS encoding glycosyltransferase family 2 protein: MELSVVVSTLNDRERLLSCLDALAERTPSSTEIIVVNGPSSDGTTGVVRERDDVDVLVEISERNSGVSRNAGFELATGDVVAFLDGEYAIDHSWYSAIDESLDDGTAVVTGPVTGGPIGTELQSSRRIAGQTVSHFHGDNVAFERSVFESLDGFDEYVVTGSERDCAHRVAGLGYEVSWAATMAARCEVGTDGGRADPDWGATYRSLSYRLMKNYGPRPTVLARTAGSALRDGADGVRRLASGEATPTGWVSDGADVITNVTRGLWDGVRARYTDRSPRRNPNGLSTRHDRAVRVYDRR, translated from the coding sequence ATGGAGCTCTCGGTAGTCGTGTCGACGCTCAACGACCGGGAGCGATTACTGTCCTGTCTCGACGCCCTCGCGGAGCGGACGCCGTCCTCGACCGAGATCATCGTCGTCAACGGTCCCTCTTCGGACGGGACGACGGGCGTCGTCCGGGAGCGGGATGACGTCGACGTTCTTGTCGAGATCTCGGAACGGAACTCCGGCGTCTCCCGGAACGCCGGCTTCGAACTCGCCACGGGTGACGTCGTCGCCTTCCTCGACGGCGAGTACGCGATCGACCACAGCTGGTATTCGGCTATCGACGAGTCGCTGGACGACGGAACGGCCGTCGTCACCGGCCCCGTCACCGGCGGTCCGATCGGGACGGAACTGCAGTCGTCGCGGCGGATCGCCGGGCAGACGGTCTCTCACTTCCACGGCGACAACGTCGCCTTCGAGCGGTCGGTCTTCGAGTCTCTGGACGGGTTCGACGAGTACGTCGTGACGGGGAGCGAGCGCGACTGTGCCCACCGCGTGGCCGGGCTCGGCTACGAGGTATCGTGGGCGGCGACGATGGCCGCTCGCTGTGAGGTCGGGACCGACGGCGGCCGGGCCGATCCCGACTGGGGCGCGACCTACCGGTCGCTGTCCTATCGACTGATGAAGAACTACGGGCCGCGACCGACCGTTCTCGCGCGGACCGCCGGCAGCGCGCTCCGGGACGGTGCCGACGGCGTTCGCCGGCTGGCCTCCGGCGAGGCGACGCCGACGGGCTGGGTATCCGACGGGGCCGACGTGATCACGAACGTTACGCGCGGGCTCTGGGACGGCGTTCGCGCCCGCTACACCGATCGATCGCCCCGGCGAAACCCCAACGGCCTCTCGACGCGCCACGACCGGGCGGTTCGCGTCTACGACCGGCGCTGA
- a CDS encoding enoyl-CoA hydratase/isomerase family protein: MESVGSGLVTIDWHDHRADVYLSRPDKRNAMTVPLMTDLVEAFERVDAADDVRAATLLGEGPVFSAGMDLEMMRDRVEPDSEIDRDVFPDVLAAIEEIRQPVVAGIKRAAPAGAFELTLPCDFRIIGRNAKYGLLEVALGTFPHGGGTQRLPRLVGLSNAKEIVLTGAFVDPEDAADMGLVHEVVDTDAVDDRAKAFADDLCSNAPLGLRNGKRALNAAFDLPLERGLEYERRLGFELDDTHDYREGFEARLEDREPEFRGE; the protein is encoded by the coding sequence ATGGAATCCGTTGGCAGTGGACTCGTCACAATCGACTGGCACGACCACCGAGCGGACGTCTATCTCTCGAGACCCGACAAGCGAAACGCGATGACCGTCCCGCTCATGACGGACCTCGTCGAGGCCTTCGAACGGGTCGACGCGGCCGACGACGTCCGCGCGGCCACCCTGCTCGGCGAGGGGCCCGTCTTCTCCGCCGGCATGGATCTCGAGATGATGCGCGACCGCGTCGAGCCGGATTCCGAGATCGATCGCGACGTCTTTCCCGACGTGCTCGCGGCGATCGAGGAGATCCGACAGCCGGTCGTCGCCGGTATCAAACGCGCAGCACCGGCGGGCGCGTTCGAACTCACGCTTCCCTGTGACTTCCGGATCATCGGCCGGAACGCGAAGTACGGCCTGCTCGAGGTCGCGCTCGGCACGTTCCCCCACGGCGGCGGGACCCAGCGGCTCCCGCGGCTGGTCGGCCTCTCGAACGCGAAAGAGATCGTCCTGACCGGCGCGTTCGTCGACCCCGAGGACGCCGCCGACATGGGACTGGTCCACGAGGTCGTCGACACCGACGCCGTCGACGACCGGGCGAAAGCCTTCGCCGACGACCTCTGTTCGAACGCGCCACTGGGGCTTCGAAACGGAAAGCGAGCGCTCAACGCCGCCTTCGACCTGCCCCTCGAGCGGGGTCTCGAGTACGAGCGGCGGCTCGGCTTCGAACTCGACGACACCCACGACTACCGTGAGGGGTTCGAGGCGCGCCTCGAGGATCGAGAGCCGGAGTTCCGCGGCGAGTGA
- a CDS encoding glycosyl hydrolase family 28-related protein, translating to MVDRTPRLGLGTYERGDDWDHTDTVEAVDERAIVHGPIADRPAEGEYDDELYHATDQGLTWRWDAASGDWKHFSGLGCADHPVPGTSHFEAARLVHARTEETPVWNVEAHGIEGDGETEVGQAVHELLETVDGAGGGIVYFPPGRYLLERTPLVGDDTMLLGAGRATVFDGPRPDGEEGRALLSNRGYDATGYAGASNWGVRNVRIDAPDATGIMPAHAENVRLENIYGDRVHYHHIDVVSSKNVVVNGYWATRGGEGESDAPVQFDVQRPGTAWNSVWDGRGDSLVADDGTPTRNCTLSNFEIDPTNGPEYGVHLHRGRTESITIEDGYITGCQYTAIRTDPDEPVADLRIDGVSCIENARGITTGHAESGRRELTISDVTIRTDDDGLAAGSGLYASGFDGAVLSNVIVDGEFTNAIIFDDMVDLQLSTVTAKGANHQGFRFREHVDATLTTARASNCGTVGLYVGSDSSVAYGGVSFDDVGTTVVVDGATREWVTSSES from the coding sequence GTGGTCGATCGAACACCGCGACTCGGACTGGGGACGTACGAGCGGGGCGACGACTGGGACCACACCGACACGGTCGAGGCGGTCGACGAACGCGCGATCGTGCACGGACCGATCGCCGACCGGCCCGCAGAGGGCGAGTACGACGACGAACTGTACCACGCGACCGATCAGGGGCTCACCTGGCGCTGGGACGCTGCGAGCGGCGATTGGAAGCACTTCAGCGGTCTGGGGTGCGCCGACCACCCGGTGCCGGGAACGAGTCACTTCGAGGCGGCGCGGCTCGTCCACGCGCGGACCGAGGAAACCCCCGTGTGGAACGTCGAGGCCCACGGAATCGAGGGCGACGGGGAAACCGAAGTCGGCCAGGCCGTCCACGAACTCCTCGAGACGGTCGACGGGGCCGGCGGCGGGATCGTGTACTTCCCTCCCGGCCGATACCTCCTCGAGCGGACGCCGCTGGTGGGCGACGACACGATGCTGCTGGGCGCGGGGCGCGCGACCGTCTTCGACGGGCCGCGCCCCGACGGTGAGGAAGGGCGGGCGCTCCTCTCGAACAGGGGGTACGACGCGACGGGCTACGCCGGCGCATCGAACTGGGGCGTTCGCAACGTCCGCATCGATGCGCCGGACGCGACCGGGATCATGCCCGCACACGCGGAAAACGTTCGGCTGGAAAATATCTACGGCGATCGGGTGCACTATCACCACATCGACGTCGTCTCGTCCAAAAACGTCGTGGTGAACGGCTACTGGGCGACCCGCGGCGGGGAGGGCGAGTCGGACGCACCGGTGCAGTTCGACGTGCAGCGCCCGGGAACGGCCTGGAACAGCGTGTGGGACGGTCGGGGCGATAGCCTCGTCGCGGACGACGGGACGCCGACCAGAAACTGTACCCTCTCGAACTTCGAGATCGATCCGACCAACGGCCCCGAGTACGGCGTCCACCTCCATCGGGGAAGAACCGAGTCGATCACCATCGAAGACGGCTACATCACCGGATGCCAGTACACCGCCATCAGGACCGACCCCGACGAACCGGTCGCCGATCTGCGTATCGACGGCGTTTCGTGCATCGAAAACGCCAGGGGGATCACGACCGGCCACGCCGAGAGCGGGCGACGCGAGTTGACGATCAGCGACGTCACGATCAGGACCGATGACGACGGACTGGCCGCCGGCTCGGGGCTGTACGCGAGCGGGTTCGACGGGGCGGTGCTCTCGAACGTCATCGTCGACGGCGAGTTCACGAACGCGATCATCTTCGACGACATGGTCGACCTGCAACTGAGCACCGTAACGGCGAAAGGGGCCAACCACCAGGGGTTTCGCTTTCGAGAACACGTGGACGCGACGCTCACGACCGCTCGCGCGTCGAACTGTGGCACCGTCGGCCTCTACGTGGGGTCCGACAGTAGCGTCGCCTACGGCGGAGTCTCCTTCGACGACGTCGGAACGACGGTCGTCGTCGACGGGGCGACTCGAGAGTGGGTCACCTCGTCGGAATCGTGA
- a CDS encoding DUF2267 domain-containing protein has translation MSTSYTDFVGEVQHRIEAGTQAEAVRTTRAVLETLGERVDEGGATDMASPLPMEIDRYLLAADHGATYDYDAFVDRVLERLNYDDLDLDASYGRPSTVDRAEAVYRIKAVVELVSERVPGGELAHAEAQLPDEFDDVFEFVGLETKPWDEA, from the coding sequence ATGAGCACGAGTTACACGGACTTCGTCGGCGAGGTACAGCACCGAATCGAGGCCGGGACGCAGGCCGAGGCCGTCAGAACGACGCGTGCGGTCCTCGAGACGCTCGGCGAACGCGTCGACGAGGGCGGTGCGACGGACATGGCGAGTCCGCTGCCGATGGAGATCGACCGGTACCTGCTGGCCGCCGATCACGGGGCGACCTACGACTACGACGCGTTCGTCGACCGCGTGCTCGAGCGACTGAACTACGACGACCTCGACCTCGACGCGTCGTACGGGCGACCGTCGACCGTCGACCGGGCCGAGGCGGTCTATCGGATCAAGGCGGTCGTCGAACTCGTCAGCGAACGGGTCCCCGGCGGCGAGCTGGCCCACGCCGAAGCGCAACTCCCCGACGAGTTCGACGACGTGTTCGAGTTCGTCGGCCTCGAGACGAAGCCCTGGGATGAGGCCTGA
- a CDS encoding LLM class flavin-dependent oxidoreductase, translated as MDVGLMVTSFGDVDLADVAARAEEQGYDAVWVGELWGASGVVQATEMACRTDEIGIGTAILNVYSRSPAVLAMTAASLADASDGRFTLGLGTSTAKAVEDLHGTAFDRPVRRAHETIELVREFTAGTGEPVAYDGELLEARDFPSIGASFPIYHAGLGPANRRVVGRLCDGWIPHNIPFSRLEEAFEEVAAAARERERDPDEITIAPYVPSAVSEDPEAARETLRRHVAYYVGSGEGYRRAVATSYPDEADRIADAWRSGEKRDAASAVTDEMLADLGVAGTPEEARERLRSLVAETGIDHPIVVVPEPASNEVTETTIEALAPERA; from the coding sequence ATGGACGTTGGACTCATGGTCACCTCGTTCGGCGACGTGGACCTCGCTGACGTCGCGGCTCGAGCCGAAGAGCAGGGGTACGACGCGGTCTGGGTCGGCGAACTCTGGGGCGCGAGCGGCGTCGTGCAGGCGACCGAAATGGCCTGTCGGACCGACGAGATCGGAATCGGCACCGCGATCCTGAACGTCTACTCCCGGTCGCCCGCCGTCCTCGCGATGACGGCCGCCTCGCTCGCGGACGCGTCGGATGGCCGGTTCACGCTCGGGCTCGGGACGAGCACGGCCAAGGCGGTCGAAGACCTCCACGGAACGGCGTTCGACCGACCGGTGCGACGCGCCCACGAGACGATCGAACTGGTTCGCGAGTTCACCGCGGGAACCGGCGAGCCGGTCGCGTACGACGGCGAGTTGCTCGAGGCGAGGGACTTCCCGTCGATCGGGGCGTCGTTCCCGATCTATCACGCGGGGCTCGGGCCGGCGAACCGTCGCGTGGTCGGTCGGCTCTGCGACGGGTGGATTCCGCACAATATCCCGTTTTCGCGGCTCGAAGAGGCCTTCGAAGAGGTCGCGGCGGCCGCCCGAGAACGCGAGCGCGATCCGGACGAGATTACGATCGCGCCGTACGTCCCGTCGGCGGTCAGCGAGGACCCAGAAGCGGCTCGCGAGACGCTGCGACGGCACGTCGCCTACTACGTCGGGAGCGGTGAGGGGTACCGCCGCGCCGTCGCGACGAGCTACCCCGACGAAGCGGACCGGATCGCCGACGCGTGGCGCAGCGGCGAGAAACGGGACGCCGCGAGCGCGGTGACCGACGAGATGCTCGCCGATCTCGGCGTCGCCGGAACGCCCGAGGAAGCCCGGGAGCGACTCCGATCGCTCGTCGCCGAGACGGGGATCGACCACCCGATCGTCGTCGTCCCGGAACCGGCCTCGAACGAGGTGACCGAGACGACGATCGAGGCGCTGGCACCCGAGCGCGCGTAG
- a CDS encoding HalOD1 output domain-containing protein, which yields MSSLIAQRESVPLCRTQFDMDGPRRPSTAVIDAISTVADRSPLEIEPLYETIELEALDRLFDHAGTAGSGIALEVPIADWVLLVTGDGQVLVFEPDGDEIEIELETIE from the coding sequence ATGAGTTCCCTCATTGCGCAGCGAGAGTCCGTCCCCCTCTGTCGGACGCAGTTCGACATGGACGGCCCGCGACGACCCTCGACCGCAGTTATCGACGCGATCTCGACGGTCGCGGATCGATCGCCACTGGAGATCGAACCGCTCTACGAGACGATCGAACTCGAGGCCCTCGATCGACTGTTCGATCACGCCGGAACCGCCGGCTCCGGAATCGCCCTCGAGGTACCGATCGCCGACTGGGTGCTGCTCGTGACCGGCGACGGCCAGGTCCTCGTCTTCGAACCCGACGGCGACGAGATCGAGATCGAACTCGAGACGATCGAATAG
- a CDS encoding helix-turn-helix domain-containing protein has product MSDSRGSRSIAEITLVHPELVLTPTIEAVPEMESELEYQTIAAPGTYYLFFKVTGDSFDPFEAALATDPTVSEPTVIIDGGEFRVYRMRLTSAERLVLPEAAALGLRILHATSGRGGWIATLEVPALETLQAFRAYCRDRDVEFTVDRLYHANEGEQEASPLYGLTPVQRETLRLAYERGYFEEPRDASVEDLAAELGISSSAVSSRLRRALEALVANTVAR; this is encoded by the coding sequence ATGAGCGACTCGAGGGGTTCGCGATCCATCGCGGAGATTACGCTCGTCCACCCGGAGCTCGTCCTCACGCCGACGATCGAGGCCGTCCCGGAGATGGAGAGCGAACTCGAGTACCAGACGATCGCCGCGCCGGGGACCTACTACCTCTTCTTCAAGGTCACCGGCGACTCGTTCGATCCGTTCGAGGCGGCGTTGGCGACGGACCCGACGGTGTCCGAGCCGACGGTCATCATCGACGGCGGCGAGTTCAGGGTCTACCGGATGCGGCTGACCTCCGCCGAACGGCTCGTCCTCCCGGAGGCCGCGGCGCTGGGGCTGCGCATCCTCCACGCCACGAGCGGACGCGGCGGGTGGATCGCGACGCTCGAGGTTCCGGCCCTCGAGACGCTCCAGGCGTTTCGAGCGTACTGCCGCGACAGGGACGTCGAGTTCACGGTCGACAGGCTCTATCACGCCAACGAGGGCGAGCAGGAGGCGAGTCCGCTGTACGGGCTGACGCCGGTCCAGCGGGAGACGTTACGCCTGGCCTACGAGCGCGGGTACTTCGAGGAGCCGCGGGACGCGTCCGTCGAGGACCTGGCCGCCGAACTCGGAATCTCCTCGTCGGCGGTAAGCAGTCGGCTCCGACGCGCACTGGAGGCGCTCGTCGCGAACACGGTCGCGCGCTGA
- a CDS encoding amidohydrolase, which translates to MTAAADRLLVDAEVHTLTDPDSDTVHEAVAIRDGEIVRLGDTAAVEFLAGVETDVIDCEGRVVLPGFVDAHTHMEQLGQHLVHADLSSADGAAACVRSLAERADRDPDREWILGFGYDDSEWPESGPLTREDLDRVSEERPVVAMRVDLHTASLNTVALERLADDLPETDLRREGGEPTGVAVEDAAEAVRTEITADREEMRAVLAAAARDAVERGVTGVHDKVRGSVAPRVYRELAAAGDLPLRVRIDYWSDHLDALADVGLGTNHGSDRVRTGAIKSFSDGSFGSRTARLGEPYADIDGDTTDDRGQWVVDPDTLAALVERADAEGYQLCVHAIGDEAIEETLSALEATADPGASRHRIEHAELATDDQLERMAAAGIVASMQPNFHRWADADRLYDRRLGEARREQTNRFRRVLEAGVPLAFGSDCMPLDPLFGVHHAVNAPTDAQRLSVTEALRAYTVGAARAGFDDDRLGTIERGKRGDLVVLEDSPWERPERIEEIEVAMTLVDGEVVFDGREA; encoded by the coding sequence ATGACCGCGGCCGCCGACCGCCTGCTCGTCGACGCGGAGGTCCACACGCTCACCGATCCCGACAGCGACACCGTCCACGAGGCAGTCGCGATTCGGGACGGCGAGATCGTCCGTCTCGGGGACACCGCGGCGGTCGAGTTTCTCGCCGGCGTCGAGACCGACGTGATCGACTGCGAGGGGCGCGTCGTCCTCCCGGGATTCGTCGACGCGCACACGCACATGGAGCAACTGGGCCAGCACCTGGTCCACGCCGACCTCTCGAGCGCGGACGGCGCGGCGGCCTGCGTCCGGTCGCTGGCCGAACGGGCCGACCGCGACCCAGACCGCGAGTGGATTCTCGGGTTCGGCTACGACGACAGCGAGTGGCCCGAGTCGGGACCGCTCACCCGCGAAGATCTCGATCGGGTCAGCGAGGAGCGGCCGGTCGTCGCGATGCGAGTCGACCTGCACACGGCTTCGCTGAACACCGTCGCGCTCGAGCGCCTCGCCGACGACCTGCCCGAGACCGACCTCCGGCGCGAGGGCGGCGAACCGACCGGCGTCGCCGTCGAGGACGCCGCGGAGGCGGTCAGAACGGAGATTACGGCCGACCGCGAGGAGATGCGGGCGGTGCTCGCGGCGGCGGCGAGGGACGCGGTCGAGCGCGGCGTCACCGGCGTCCACGACAAGGTCCGCGGCTCGGTCGCCCCTCGCGTCTACCGCGAGCTGGCCGCCGCCGGCGACCTCCCGCTACGCGTGCGGATCGACTACTGGAGCGATCACCTCGATGCGCTCGCGGACGTCGGTCTGGGGACGAACCACGGGAGCGACCGCGTCCGGACCGGGGCGATCAAGTCGTTCTCGGACGGCAGTTTCGGCAGCCGGACGGCGCGGCTCGGCGAGCCGTACGCGGATATCGACGGCGACACGACCGACGACCGCGGGCAGTGGGTCGTGGATCCCGACACCCTCGCCGCCCTCGTGGAACGGGCCGACGCCGAGGGGTACCAGCTCTGCGTTCACGCCATCGGCGACGAAGCGATCGAGGAGACGCTGTCGGCCCTCGAGGCGACCGCCGATCCGGGCGCGTCGCGCCACCGGATCGAACACGCGGAGCTGGCGACCGACGACCAACTCGAGCGCATGGCCGCGGCGGGGATCGTCGCGTCGATGCAGCCGAACTTCCACCGCTGGGCCGACGCGGACAGGCTGTACGACCGGCGGCTCGGCGAGGCACGACGCGAGCAGACGAACCGGTTCCGCCGGGTGCTCGAGGCCGGCGTCCCGCTCGCGTTCGGCTCGGACTGTATGCCGCTGGACCCGCTGTTCGGCGTCCACCACGCGGTGAACGCGCCGACGGACGCCCAGCGGCTGTCGGTCACCGAGGCGCTACGAGCGTACACCGTCGGCGCGGCCCGCGCCGGCTTCGACGACGACCGTCTCGGGACGATCGAGCGGGGCAAGCGGGGCGATCTGGTGGTCCTCGAGGACTCGCCCTGGGAGCGGCCCGAACGGATCGAGGAGATCGAGGTCGCGATGACGCTCGTCGACGGCGAGGTCGTCTTCGACGGCCGCGAGGCGTGA
- the hmgA gene encoding hydroxymethylglutaryl-CoA reductase (NADPH) gives MTAPEELAERVRDGDLRIHELEDHADHDTAAEARRLFVERETGTDLEAIGDYAFPAERADPNIENMIGAAQVPMGVVGPVTVSGGAADGDHYLPLATTEGALLASVNRGLGVIRDAGGADARVTKNGMTRAPVFRVAGVAEAAETVEWVENNVEALRTAAESTTSHGELLDVEPYVVGDSVFLRFAYDTKDAMGMNMATIATGEACDLVEAETPASLVALSGNLCSDKKPAAINAVEGRGRSVTADVLLPGELVEDRLHTTADAIAEANTRKNLIGSAKAGSLGFNAHAANVVGAAFLATGQDEAQVVEAANTITTMDARERDDGTTDLYASVSLASLEVGTVGGGTKLPTQAEALDVLGLRGGGDPPGSNADALAEIIAVGALAGELSLLGALSSRHLASAHEDLGR, from the coding sequence ATGACAGCTCCCGAGGAGCTCGCCGAACGGGTACGCGACGGCGACCTCCGCATTCACGAACTCGAGGACCACGCCGACCACGACACCGCCGCCGAAGCGCGCCGGCTGTTCGTCGAACGCGAGACGGGAACCGACCTCGAGGCGATCGGCGACTACGCCTTCCCCGCCGAGCGAGCGGACCCGAACATCGAGAACATGATCGGCGCGGCGCAGGTGCCGATGGGCGTCGTCGGTCCCGTCACAGTCAGCGGCGGCGCGGCCGACGGCGACCACTACTTGCCCCTCGCCACGACCGAGGGCGCGCTGCTGGCGTCGGTCAACCGCGGCCTCGGCGTGATCCGCGACGCCGGCGGGGCCGACGCGCGCGTCACGAAAAACGGGATGACTCGAGCGCCAGTCTTTCGGGTCGCGGGCGTCGCCGAAGCCGCCGAGACCGTCGAGTGGGTCGAGAACAACGTCGAGGCGCTTCGAACGGCCGCCGAATCGACGACGAGCCACGGCGAACTGCTCGACGTCGAACCGTACGTCGTCGGCGACTCCGTCTTCCTGCGCTTCGCCTACGACACCAAGGACGCGATGGGCATGAACATGGCCACGATCGCGACCGGCGAGGCCTGCGACCTGGTCGAGGCCGAAACGCCCGCCTCGCTCGTCGCGCTGTCGGGCAACCTCTGTTCCGACAAGAAGCCCGCCGCGATCAACGCCGTCGAGGGACGGGGCCGCTCCGTGACCGCGGACGTCCTGCTCCCCGGCGAACTCGTCGAGGACCGGCTCCACACGACCGCCGACGCCATCGCCGAGGCCAACACGCGGAAGAATCTGATCGGCAGCGCCAAAGCGGGCAGTCTCGGGTTCAACGCCCACGCCGCCAACGTCGTCGGCGCGGCCTTCCTCGCGACCGGGCAGGACGAGGCCCAGGTCGTCGAGGCCGCCAACACGATCACCACGATGGACGCCCGCGAGCGCGACGACGGCACCACCGACCTCTACGCCAGCGTCTCGCTGGCCTCCCTCGAGGTCGGTACCGTCGGCGGCGGCACGAAACTCCCCACGCAGGCCGAAGCGCTCGACGTGCTCGGCCTCCGGGGCGGCGGCGATCCCCCTGGATCGAACGCCGACGCGCTCGCCGAGATCATCGCCGTCGGCGCGCTCGCCGGGGAGCTCTCTTTGCTCGGTGCGCTCTCCTCGCGACACCTCGCGAGCGCCCACGAGGATCTGGGTCGGTAG
- a CDS encoding NAD-dependent epimerase/dehydratase family protein gives MTETVAVTGGNGRVGRHVIAHLADEGYRTVNLSRGKRDEDRADAYLTTDLLDAGEVYGSLAKSDADAVVHLGMIPTPESTPGFRTYESNALSSYYVLEAAGELGIDTVALASSLSALGGGYEPEPTTVDYLPVDEAHRLTPSTSYGIGKQTLEIAADGVARRTDARPRTIASLRFPWVVDDDRARETFLETDRTLSGLRQTGDFHAQRNTLFSYVHLSDAVDLVRRTVEASFDGHERVWVSAPDTSAETPSRELAATVFPDAERRDALGEGEHAALIDTAKAEALFDWTPEWSWRQLA, from the coding sequence ATGACCGAGACGGTCGCCGTCACCGGGGGCAACGGCCGCGTCGGACGACACGTGATCGCACACCTGGCCGACGAGGGCTACCGCACCGTCAACCTCTCGCGGGGCAAGCGCGACGAGGACCGGGCAGACGCCTATCTCACGACTGACCTGCTCGACGCGGGCGAGGTCTACGGCTCGCTCGCGAAAAGCGACGCCGACGCCGTCGTCCACCTCGGGATGATCCCCACGCCCGAGTCGACGCCCGGCTTTCGGACCTACGAGAGCAACGCGCTCTCGAGCTACTACGTTCTCGAGGCCGCGGGCGAACTCGGGATCGACACCGTGGCACTGGCCTCGAGTCTCAGCGCGCTGGGTGGCGGCTACGAGCCCGAGCCGACCACGGTCGACTACCTCCCAGTCGACGAGGCCCACCGGCTCACGCCGTCGACGTCCTACGGGATCGGCAAGCAGACGCTCGAGATCGCCGCCGACGGAGTCGCACGGCGAACGGACGCCCGACCGCGCACCATCGCCTCGCTCCGGTTCCCCTGGGTCGTCGACGACGACCGAGCCCGCGAGACGTTCCTCGAGACCGACCGGACGCTGTCGGGGCTGCGACAAACGGGGGACTTCCACGCCCAGCGAAACACGCTGTTCAGCTACGTCCACCTGTCGGACGCGGTCGACCTCGTGCGGCGGACCGTCGAGGCGTCGTTCGACGGCCACGAGCGTGTCTGGGTGTCGGCACCCGACACGAGCGCCGAGACGCCCAGCCGCGAACTCGCCGCGACGGTCTTTCCCGACGCCGAGCGCCGCGACGCCCTCGGCGAGGGCGAGCACGCGGCGCTGATCGACACCGCGAAAGCCGAGGCCCTGTTCGACTGGACTCCCGAGTGGAGTTGGCGGCAGTTGGCCTGA
- a CDS encoding DUF5817 domain-containing protein — protein MYAVVGCSECSNLWIIEGRSETSQCPRCGSRTAYAKRKKFVETDDAAHARDVRASMLANRQGEGEAFAELDSFAALEDEVADGVVDDAEYLEESGLDVDEVDAAGDRDPRGPSRSGSKQEIVKGALEALDEPTEDEVVDYAGERGVSAAYVRDALEKLTRRGVASESRGQYRLL, from the coding sequence ATGTACGCCGTCGTCGGCTGTAGCGAGTGTTCGAACCTCTGGATCATCGAGGGCCGCTCCGAGACGAGCCAGTGTCCACGCTGTGGCTCGCGCACGGCCTACGCGAAGCGCAAGAAGTTCGTCGAGACCGACGACGCGGCCCACGCCCGCGACGTACGCGCCTCGATGCTCGCGAACCGACAGGGCGAGGGCGAGGCGTTCGCGGAACTCGACTCGTTCGCCGCTCTCGAGGACGAGGTCGCCGACGGCGTCGTCGACGACGCGGAGTACCTCGAGGAGTCCGGGCTGGACGTCGACGAGGTCGACGCGGCTGGAGACCGAGATCCGCGCGGCCCGAGTCGCAGCGGCAGTAAGCAAGAGATCGTGAAAGGGGCGCTCGAGGCCCTCGACGAGCCGACCGAAGACGAGGTCGTCGACTACGCGGGCGAACGCGGGGTCTCGGCGGCGTACGTCAGGGACGCGCTCGAGAAGCTGACGCGACGGGGCGTCGCGAGCGAGAGCCGTGGACAGTACCGACTCCTCTAG
- a CDS encoding DMT family transporter — MNPYVLLGGAILSELLGTTALKLSDGFSRPLPSLGVVVGYGAAFYLLSLTLEELPVGVVYATWAALGIVGVASIGVVAFGERLDGAAVAGVGLILAGVYCLNIVSDISAH, encoded by the coding sequence ATGAACCCGTACGTGCTACTCGGCGGTGCGATCCTGTCGGAACTGCTCGGAACGACGGCGCTCAAGCTTTCCGACGGCTTCTCGCGGCCGCTGCCGAGCCTCGGCGTCGTCGTCGGCTACGGTGCCGCCTTCTATCTCCTCTCGTTGACGCTCGAGGAGCTACCGGTCGGCGTCGTCTACGCGACGTGGGCCGCCCTCGGCATCGTCGGCGTCGCGTCGATCGGCGTCGTCGCGTTCGGGGAGCGACTCGACGGCGCGGCCGTCGCCGGCGTCGGGCTCATTCTCGCCGGGGTGTACTGCCTGAACATCGTCTCCGACATCTCCGCGCACTGA
- a CDS encoding cupin domain-containing protein produces MERVSLDDLEPSEAADGVRLALMAGTESMNVQHFEIEPGAVVEEHSHPHEQTGYIAEGELVFLTDGEEIVCGPGDSYAIPGDQAHAAENRGDETVRGVDIFSPPRENPSWQSE; encoded by the coding sequence ATGGAACGCGTTTCCCTCGACGACCTCGAGCCGTCGGAAGCTGCCGACGGCGTCCGACTGGCGCTGATGGCGGGCACCGAATCGATGAACGTGCAGCACTTCGAGATCGAGCCCGGCGCGGTCGTCGAGGAGCACAGCCACCCCCACGAACAGACCGGATACATCGCCGAGGGGGAACTGGTCTTCCTCACCGACGGGGAGGAGATCGTCTGCGGCCCCGGCGACTCCTACGCGATTCCCGGCGACCAGGCACACGCGGCCGAGAACCGCGGCGACGAGACCGTCCGCGGCGTCGACATCTTCAGCCCGCCGCGGGAGAACCCGAGCTGGCAGTCGGAGTAG